In one window of Hymenobacter nivis DNA:
- a CDS encoding DUF3108 domain-containing protein has translation MRRWIYAAPSALLLLAAQPATGPGEAVRYLPQASFGRGEVINYKVHYGLINAAEATVETSGALERVANRPCYKATVSGRTIGSFDFFLRIRDQWRAYIDTASILPLRAQRDITEKGYHKKETVDFDQIRDVADVQDHNKENPTRTSVKVANNCLELVSGFYYLRTINFDHMHPGEIVRMPAYFDGSNFLLEVVYKGRETVETKAGTVRTFKLVPKMPANKIFKGENAISVYLSDDRNKIPVLFQAELFVGAVKVDMYQYRGLKWQVNMVQ, from the coding sequence TACGCTGCTCCGTCTGCCTTGCTGCTCCTGGCCGCCCAACCGGCTACGGGGCCCGGCGAGGCCGTGCGCTACCTGCCGCAGGCCAGCTTCGGGCGCGGCGAGGTCATCAACTACAAAGTGCACTACGGCCTCATCAACGCCGCCGAGGCCACCGTGGAAACCAGCGGGGCCCTGGAGCGCGTGGCCAACCGCCCCTGCTACAAGGCCACCGTGAGCGGGCGCACCATCGGCTCGTTCGACTTCTTCCTGCGCATCCGCGACCAGTGGCGCGCCTACATCGATACGGCCAGCATCCTGCCGCTGCGGGCCCAGCGCGACATTACGGAGAAGGGCTACCACAAAAAGGAAACGGTGGACTTTGACCAGATCCGCGACGTGGCCGACGTGCAGGACCACAACAAAGAGAACCCCACCCGCACATCAGTGAAGGTGGCCAACAACTGCCTGGAGCTGGTAAGCGGCTTTTATTACCTGCGTACCATCAACTTCGACCACATGCACCCAGGCGAAATAGTGCGGATGCCGGCCTACTTCGACGGCAGTAACTTCCTGCTCGAAGTGGTGTACAAAGGCCGCGAAACTGTGGAAACCAAGGCCGGCACAGTGCGCACGTTCAAGCTGGTGCCCAAAATGCCGGCCAATAAGATTTTCAAGGGCGAAAACGCCATTTCGGTATATCTCTCCGATGACCGCAACAAGATTCCGGTGCTCTTCCAAGCCGAGCTATTCGTGGGCGCCGTGAAGGTGGACATGTACCAGTACCGCGGCCTGAAATGGCAGGTGAACATGGTGCAATAG
- a CDS encoding response regulator transcription factor produces MSTAKPPVYKVLVVDDDPDIVELLEFNLKKEGYLTASAGDGRQALEVAATFGPDIILLDVMMPHLDGIAACRLLREQPKFKDTYILFLTARAEEFSEVAAFDAGADDFIAKPIKPRALLSRLAALKRRDQDPHAAVEAIEINGLRIDRTGFAVYQDGRKITLPKKEFELLAFLAAAPHKVFNREELLQNIWGNDVFVLARTVDVHVRKVREKVGDHHIQTIKGVGYRFNAD; encoded by the coding sequence ATGAGCACTGCGAAACCGCCCGTTTACAAAGTTCTGGTGGTCGACGACGACCCGGACATCGTGGAATTGCTGGAATTCAACCTGAAAAAGGAGGGCTACCTCACCGCCTCAGCTGGCGACGGCCGCCAGGCCCTGGAAGTGGCCGCCACCTTTGGCCCCGACATCATCCTACTCGACGTGATGATGCCCCACCTCGACGGCATCGCCGCCTGCCGCCTGCTGCGCGAGCAGCCCAAGTTCAAGGACACATACATCCTGTTCCTGACGGCCCGCGCCGAAGAGTTTTCCGAAGTGGCGGCCTTCGACGCCGGGGCCGACGATTTCATCGCCAAGCCCATCAAACCCCGGGCCCTGCTCAGCCGCCTGGCCGCCCTCAAGCGCCGCGACCAAGACCCGCACGCCGCCGTAGAAGCCATCGAAATCAACGGCTTGCGCATCGACCGCACCGGGTTTGCCGTGTACCAGGATGGCCGCAAAATTACGCTCCCCAAGAAGGAATTCGAGCTACTGGCCTTCCTGGCCGCCGCACCCCACAAGGTGTTCAACCGCGAAGAGCTGCTCCAAAACATCTGGGGCAACGACGTTTTCGTGCTGGCCCGCACCGTGGATGTACACGTGCGCAAGGTGCGCGAAAAGGTGGGCGACCACCACATCCAAACCATCAAAGGCGTGGGCTACCGGTTCAACGCCGACTAG